attaacttaaaattttaaataaatttaggtgTAATACAATTGATTGATGCTCATAAAAGCTCCCAAGAGacaatgctaacaagtgtcttaaGTTGTACattttttgacttttaaaaaattgaattcacaactttccttcattttcataatacaattttgacaaaattacacaattagtcgtttaacttaattttaaataacattttcgtcctttatttttttgtaacgatttagtcttttatgttataaaataacaacatagttatcctttttatgaaaaaaataataaaaaaattcatcaaactcatagaCAAAcgcaaatcttcatcatactagtcaagaaaatcaaatttcattgaaaaaatctcatacaaaaatgataaaatagtgtcattttataacataaaggactaaatcgttacaaaaaaaaaaaaaaaagataaaggacgaaagtgttacctaaaattaagttaagggactaattgtgtaattttgcctacaatttttctatttttgttttcttcaccAATGCCCTAAGGACACTCTTTAGTATTTCCCTTATATAAATTTGGAGAAAACTAAGAATTTGTGCTACATTTCCCAACAAAATATATCGTTTGGGAGAGGCTAGCTCGTGGATGCTGGCACTCTGCACCAATTTAGGTCAATTTCAATCACACTTATAAAAATTGCAGACATAAAATGGCATGTTGGAACTTGGAACCAATAGACCGCATGTTAATATGATCCTGCTCTGGTTTCAACTGAATACCCGATGTTTTCACATCTGTTTCTTTATGATGATGGCTAGCTACATTAATATCGCATATACACTTTTGTTCATACAAGCACATCAATAAACTACAAACATTTCAAAATTACATTATTAACCACACAAATGCAATTTTATGCATGCTTTAAGTTGTACAATACCAGGTAATAACGTAGGCTAACAAAGAAAAGCCAATACTTTTTCAACCCTTAATTGTGTAACACAATACATACAACCAGCATATTTTATCAACACTGCTCTCAGCTCATAAGTACAAACATAATCATAGCCATCGAAACCAAACAGTGAGTGGGATTTGGGAATATTCCAGTCGACAGAAGAAGTTTTTGCTATTTCACAGCATCCACATGTAACTCAACACATAAGCTCCTGCCTGTGATCAGCTCCTAATCAGAATGTTTGTGTGAAAGGTTGCGGCTACCCCAAGCAGCAGAATAATTTGAAATTGCTGAGCCGCTCACGCTAAATGAGTGTTTTGCAAATCCAAGGCTCTTGCTAGCTATTAACCATGCAGTACAAAAGAATCCAACCCATCCTGCTCGTATATTTTCATGTTCATGCAATACTAGTGTTAGACcagaaaaaaaaggagaaaataaaaagcaatCTTACATAAAAATCCATCTCAGAAAGCTAAAAACTTCAGCATTGTATTTGATTTCAGACTGGCAAGGACAAAATGCATTGTCATGTTATAGTAAGAGCTACCACAGAACCTCTGATGTGGCTACATCTGTAAACAAGCAGTGGACCTAGGTTTCCTATAGTCGCAAAACAATGCAATCATTTTAGTCGGTGAATGTCAACCATTGGATGGAGATCTGCTACTTGTATTTTAACTTTGAACTTATTAAACTAGATATAGAATACAACTTAAATCAAAGCTGATCGATTTTCATCCTATTGCCAAGATCACAACTGTTGGAAATGTCAACTGCAGTGAATCCATTTCCAAATTGTTGAGTTGAGATTGAAAGAAAGAATTCCATCAGGTAATTCTGGTATTCAGAAACTATTTTGACTGGCTGGCAGTGTGTCAGCACTCAAATAATTATCAGATAATCATTTAATCTCCTAATTGTGTTAGGTGTCAGTGTATGATACTCATTCGACATTGATACCTGTTTCTATGTGTTTGTGTTGGTTTTGTgcctgtgtgtgtgtgttaatGTTTCATAGATGTCAACAAGATTGTGTCTAGTCAATGTACAATTACAtgcaaaaatgaaaacaatcaaTATATCATGAAAATGCATACAGTAACCAGAACACACACTTTGGGAAGATTCAAGTATCTTTCTATACAGGGTAATGCAAGAAACTGGCCCAATCGAAGATCTGAAATAATGCCAgtcttcattaaaaaaaaagcaatttgaTTGAAACTCAGAATCTCAGCATGTATCATAGTCCAATTTATATCTACATGTCGCTAAGAAAATTTAATCTATAGCTAATCTATCAAAATGTTCATAACAATTTAAATAGCAAACAAGATTAAGCaattaaagagaaaagaaaaaggttgGGAAACAGCTAGTTACCTGCAGTTATCAGAATAGCCACGGTTGTCCAAAACACAACCGTCGAAATTGCAAATATGGCTACTGATAATGCTCCAATATATATTGCTGTCACTAAAGCAAAGAAAAGAGCCAAGAATCCTCCGGCTACCGCCAAAGAAATGAAAAGAGAGACGATGATGGCATTGATAGTTGCAACCAGAAGGAGAAGCATAAAGGTAAGGAGTCCTGTCAAGGCAACAAGAGCAATTGTCCCAACCTGCAGCAATGTGAAAAAGAAACCATAAACATTCAGCTAAAAGGATAATTTATGATACCCCATTTTCTTAACATGATGATTACACCAAGAATATGGATAATTATGCAGCTTAACAATTTCATTTACCATGTTCTCTTGAATTGGTGTAGCAACATCCATGATTTCAATACTGAGAATGAGATTTATTACACACAAATATTGCAGGAAACACAACCAGAAGGATGAAACTGAAATGCCATCTTTCTCATTCACTGATTAACAAAGAGCAACCAAATGGCTTATAAACACCAGAGCCCAATAGTGATGTAGTGAGGGGGTGTAATGggaaaacccaagtcccacataaaataaatatagaagCCACAGACTAACTAACTACTctgtaactaactaactaactaaaagTCTAAAACTAACATTTTACACAGCAAAGTCAACTTGCATAATGATAGTCTAATATTCATTGAGGACTAATTTTACTTAGTATTACATGTTTCATGGATAAGCACATAAGGATTTTAAATAAAGGAGCGGTCCACAACCACAATCAAGACTGGGATATAACggatttttgatgtttttgaaaCTATAAAGCGACCACAACTGAGGCTCATCGATTGTGATCCTCTACAATATCAATGATCAAAACATGATTAACATTCCAATTGTTACTGCAACCACTATTTTTTTTCCCCACCAAAGTGTTTCATGGACACCCAATTTTCCTTACACCTACGGGCTGCGACACCCGGTTAATCACATGCAAAATTGTTGTTAATTCAGCTGAGTAAATAGTTAGTTTAGATTGATCACATTCAAAATTATGAAATGTGGTTAATAATGTacttgagtttttgtttttttgaatgacaaatgttagtatgttagtTGTTACGTTAATATTTTCTCCCTTGTCAAGATTCGAACTCTCGACCGTTAATCCCTTAGCTCAACCAAGTGAGCTACCCAACCCCTAATCATGTACTTGAGTTAATCACAATtgagtgtgaattgaaaaaaatatatctaatcaACTAAATTAAccacattttttaacatgattaaCAAAGTGTCGCAGAAGTGGGAAAAAATGTGTCTCcgaatatcattactcttttattttttttacactaatAATTGCACCCGTTTTTTTGTTGGTCAAGTAGCCAAGTGACCGAAATTTCATTCGAATAAGTGGAAATCCTGGATTGAAACCCCGGTGGGCGGCCACTCTATAttgcaatgtccctaccaactaagcTCACATAAACTACACTCGCTATTTAAAACTCTGAAAAACATTActaatttagtaattttcatatgatttttttcttgttaagaAGTAATctataatcattaatcacactCATGAAAACAAGCAttgttaattaatataaatattttgaagatCTAAGACCATCGTGCAATCAAAATTTAAAGCGTTGGAATAATATacgaacaacaacaacaagaattaACACTGAAATTCATTACTTGAaatagaaaatatgaagagagaGTAACCGAACCGAAATGAGAAGGAGAGGTCGAAGGGAAGAGCCTTGACGAGACCAACGAAGAACACGGCGAGTGTAGTTTCTAGAAGCTTCGGGAATGTAAGGAGAGAGTGaggttttgattcgatttgcAGTATCACAAGGTTCTAATATCAAACTCTGAACGACGTCGTATATCTTCTTTTTGTTGAAGCTCTCTTGTTCTACTGTAACTCCGTTTTCCTTCTCTGCCATCTTTTCAGTTCAGATCGAAGAACTCAATTTTGAGTTAGTTGGAGGATACAAAACTGAATTAAATGTGATCAAGATTGGAACTGTAGTAGTACAATGCGTCCCTCGTTTTTCTCATgactatatattttattattattattttatcataatgaataatttataaaggaaaaatgatttttgattcatTGGTGTAGTTTTTATTTAGTGGTAATGGTAttcaagatatatatattttttaatattttatatgataataaTTTTGTTAGATCACTTTCTTAACACTAGTCTGAGATTCAAACTTAAATTTTCAACTCTTTTAATACTTGATTAAAATTAGTTCAACTATCCaaccttatttattaattcGATTAAAATCAGTTTAACTATCAAACCTCAATAATTAATCAATACaaccttatttattaattcGATTAACCATATTTTTGCATCTCATTAATAATAACGACATGCTTACAAGGAAAGTTCCTTATAAcatctttcatttatttatatatatatatttaatggaCAATGACACACAAAGGAAAGGAAGGAGCACATAATTTGACCCGCATAAGAGGATATATTGTTGCATGCGTGGCATTTCGACTTTTACATGGTCTTCTTTATTTGGCCAATATTAAACTTAGAAAATCGATCATCCCAATTGCTTTGTAGCAACCTCAGCTACAGATGGTGGACTTGGTCTGAATGGATCATGGGGTACCCAACAATCAGAACTTGCATCGCCACTGTCTTTGCCACTTGTTTTTGCACAATCTTTGACCCTATCCACATCATTTTGATTTGTAGCAACTTCAGCTACAAATGGTGGACTTGGTCTGAATGGATCATGGGGTACCCAACAATCAAAACTTGCATCACCACTGTCTTTGCCACTTGTTTTTGCACAATCTTTGACACTGTCCACATCATTTTGATTTGTAGCAACTTCAGCTACAGATGGTGGACTTGGTCTCAATGGATCATGGGGTACCCAACAATCAGAACTTGCATCACCACTGTCTTTGCCACTTGTTTTTGCACAATCTTTGACCCTGTCCACATCATTTTGATTTGTAGCAACTTCAGCTACAAATGGTGGACTTGGTCTGAATGGATCATGGGGTACCCAACAATCAGAACTTGCATCACCACTGTCTTTGCCACTTGTTTTTGCACAATCTTTGACATTGTCCACATCATTTTGATTTGTAGCAACTTCAGCTACAGATGGTGGACTTGGTCTGAATGGATCATGGGGTACCCAACAATCAGAACTTGCATCACCACCGTCTTTACCACTTGTGTTTGCGCAAACTTTGACACTATCCACAACATTTTGATTTGTAGTAACCTCAACTAGAGATGGTGGACTTGGTTTCAATGGACGGGGTACCCAACAATCAAAATTTGCATCACCATTGTCTTTACCACTTGTTTTTGCACAATCTTTGACTCTGTCCACATCATTTCGCTTTGTTTCAACTACAAAAATGTGaatcatattcaaataaaattacacaTATTTTGTATCAAAGTTTCCTTAAAATTAGTAATTTAGGAATAATGAGCACAaacttcacaattttttttttgagtaacaAACTTCACAAATTTTGTTAGTCATAGTTGttaacatacatatatattgtaTCATTTATGGTCAAGTCTATATGAGCATTGTACAAAGGTAAAACTCTCAATCATGAGATGAGTAAATCTTGAAGctattattgtattttattcaataatcatGACTACAAAAATCAGAGGAAAATTGAAAACTCATTCTTTTCAGAGATTGAGGAAATCTTACCCAAGTGCCTAGCTTCCACCACGAAagagattaaaaaaatcatgaccAAGAGGCCTTGGATAAGGAAGGTTAGTTTAGAAACCATTTTTCTTAAGTAATTAGAATCAACTAAAAGTTTTCTACATGAAAGATGTGAAAGCTAGGGTGAAAATGTATTCTATATATAAGAGAGCTAGATGGTGAGTGGACGAGGCCatctataatattattatttgggACCGATTTGACCTTGGATTTGGCCTAAAATGCCTTAATTCTTCACTAACCAAAACATACACAACCAATACTATCAACGTATCTTGGCAATTGATTATCATTAATCACACATTATTGTTTTCGTCAAATTTCAAGCAATTACTACTATCAATCACTCCATTAGAAACCTCCTAGTAAAGAAATCATTGATACTAAAGCAATTGAATTTTCTTCCTCCTTCATCAACTCAGCAGAATTTCAATTCTAGTTACAGGTTTAAGATCTTCTTATTCCATCCTTGACTTAActatttttattccctcatTACTTCATATCTTGCATTTGATTTTTGCTTGCATGTTAGTCTCACtgttatttgcttattttttatcTACTTTCTCACTCATCTTCTCGATAGAGAGAGGTGACAACATTTCATCCATCTACACTTACGGGAGATCATGCGTACGGCCTCTATCTTCTCGATTCCATTTGGTAGTATATTGGATTTATcttactagattttttttttgttgactttGAATTTTAATGCAATTAGTATCTCACATTCCCTAATAGCGGTACATATTGCAAGACACatcttgattttttatatttttttctaataaaggAGAAGGGAGGTCTATGTTCAAAATCCAGTATCAAATTGAAGGTTGATTTTTATtagaatttaaaatatttattgtataaattattaatatattatatattagtaagagataatttatgTCCATATTAAACATATTTAGTGTATAAGACAACATCATTTATGTCCATATTTattgtataaattattaatatatttattgtataaattattaatatattgtatATTGGGTtcacacataaataaatatgtaaatcatatatttctttcttttagtAATATTCATAAGTTTTCTTGCGAGCAAGGTGGCATAAGTGTTCATTTAAGTCATGGGAAATACTATTTAACGCGAGAAAATAATCCCGAACTTGTATTCTACTCTGCCCTATGTTGTTCACTTCTATTTATTTTCCAAACTTCCCTTGATTTCCGCTGGTTCCTGATTTTTCATTGGTCCATTTCTATTCTTGACCTGTTCCGGATATAACATGTGGaaacttctatggtacatccataATTTTAAATGTACCGGTACTTTTGTTgcacaaaatttataaattaacgatcagtttaatgaaataaaaaggtatttgtcaatatttatattttagaaaacatcatttcattgtttataaggattatattaaaaaaattacattttgtcataaaaaataatcaatattcattgttatgagtaataaaaattcttaaaaattaaattttatttcgtcgaagcttttggtaaataaaatttaattatcttagttgtcaatgatagaaaataattatttttcttcaaaaaaacaactgatttattattaattttacgacttggtgtaccgatacacccaaattcattgggtgtaccatagaatttgtcaTAATTATGTCGCTATCTATAGCATTGCTCATAAATTATATGTCTATGCCAAATATTTCCTTGAAGTTTTACTTTCAGGtaccatttaatttgggaaaggagagttctttcccaccatggaaaagttgatcatgtccattagattaaatgaggaatACATTCTTATCATATTCTCTCaacactaaattattttttacactatCTTCCACCCTCTCTCTTTCATGTTCTCACACACTTTGACCACCACCAAATCTACCATGGATCTTCAAAATTCTTTATCTTGGTGGTGTGAATCATAATGGATAGTGCCTCAGGGATCATTCTAACAGGTTCTCCCATGCTCTTCGATGTTGCAAGAACTGTGAAAATGGTTTCAGCATTTAATAGGATGGTGTAGGTAACAACacatcaaacaaaaacaaaagcaggTATGACCGTATGATACTTCCAATAGAGAAATGAATTAGTAGCTTTCAGGATCTGCGCATGTATctatgaaaaatataacataattaaattttcttaaaatacaCTGTACGCGTAAGTGATTAAAGtcataatcatatca
Above is a genomic segment from Medicago truncatula cultivar Jemalong A17 chromosome 5, MtrunA17r5.0-ANR, whole genome shotgun sequence containing:
- the LOC11432091 gene encoding uncharacterized protein isoform X1, translating into MAEKENGVTVEQESFNKKKIYDVVQSLILEPCDTANRIKTSLSPYIPEASRNYTRRVLRWSRQGSSLRPLLLISVGTIALVALTGLLTFMLLLLVATINAIIVSLFISLAVAGGFLALFFALVTAIYIGALSVAIFAISTVVFWTTVAILITAGWVGFFCTAWLIASKSLGFAKHSFSVSGSAISNYSAAWGSRNLSHKHSD
- the LOC11432091 gene encoding uncharacterized protein isoform X2, which gives rise to MAEKENGVTVEQESFNKKKIYDVVQSLILEPCDTANRIKTSLSPYIPEASRNYTRRVLRWSRQGSSLRPLLLISVGTIALVALTGLLTFMLLLLVATINAIIVSLFISLAVAGGFLALFFALVTAIYIGALSVAIFAISTVVFWTTVAILITAGNLGPLLVYRCSHIRGSVVALTIT